The genomic region CACTCTTAGATTTAATTTAACACCCTGAATCAAATGCTACACTGAAGGAAAAATAAACACTAGCCAATTTGCTGTGTTTGTAAACATACAGTAATGAGGGACGTAATGAAATCCAGAACTACCTGATGGGATCTGAAGCCTTCATGTGATTCTTCTTAATGACGTCCTCTGATAACCTGCGCCACCAAAACACCAAGGGCCATTTGAATACCCCTCTTTGGAAGTTGTCAACCAACGCATAGCTGAAACAGAATATCATTAAACAAATATTACATTACTGGATTAACAATGCGTGAGGTAATGAAACGTGCGAAACTCAAGATAGCGCCGATGAATCACATATATCAACAACATCCAGTAAACAGGATGTTGCATCAAACCTGGCTGCATAAAAACAAGTTGATACAATTCTGGTCGTCGGGGTTACTTTTCACAGCAATATATACAGGTAAGTCCAGCATGAACCCTAGAAGTCAGAAGGCCGTTGACTCAAATATTCAGAAAATGTATCAGATGGATAGCTGTGAATGTAATATTTCTAATTATGTAGGATTTGTAGGCAACACACAAAGCTTCCATTGCTGGAATGTTATCACACATTTTGCAACTCTAGGGACATAGTCAGATAAGTAAGCAGTGTCCGAGCCAGAACGGCCCAGTATAGGTAAATAAAGAGACATTGTACCCCCAGAAGATACTGACAGACCAAATTTGGGGGGTCTAACTCCTTGACAATAAGGTTGAATAATAACTGAAATTAGAGCTGGGGCGATAAACCAAAATGTAACACCGACCGAAATAATCACTTCTTGAGAAAATGTTACTGATAATTCTGATAAAGTAGCCTAcactagagaaatgtgaagtttgaaattAAATAAGTACGCTAATATGGGCGATTGCTAACAGGACAATTGATAGCTACAGcttttaaagtagtagtagttttaagtgtaatgtatttttattttttttaaagcaactgATGCACATTAATGTTTGATATTTATTGTTCAATTCATCGTGATAATTCAGTCAATTTATTGTGATATGGATTTTTTtccatatcgcccagctctaatagggggcgtcccaaatggcatcctagtccttacataatgcactacttttgacctgggcccatagtgAAAATTTATACTaaataaataacagaaataccttatctacatacagtaccggtcaaatgttttagaacacctactcattcaagggtttttctttatttttactatattctacattgtagaataatagtgaagaaatcaaaagtTTGAAATTACACTTCTCAAGCCAAAGGGTGGctatatataacatatattttgatttgtttaacaccttctgggttactacatgattccatatgtgttttttcatagttttgatgtattcactattattctacaattgagaaaatagtaaaaatgaaataaaaacccttgaatgagtaggtgttcttttgaccggtagtgtaagtattcagacccgtttcTAAGAGACTCAAAAATGAGCTCAGGTTCATCtcatttccattgatcatccttgagatgtttctacaacttgattgaagtccacctgtggtaaattcaattgattggacatgatttggaaaggcacacacacctgtctatataaagtcaaatgggtctgaatactttccaaatggacAGTATACAGGAaatgtgccatttgagacacaaacATTTAGTATTATGGTAATGATACATTACCCCATGTCCTTGTCACTGATGACATCGATGACTGGGCAGGCCACTTTCCTCCTGTCTATGTACACTCTCTCCAGCAGAGGTTCCAACCAGCCCACGTTGCATTCAATATGCGAGTCAAGAAAAGTCAAAACATCACCTGAAGGGAAATGCAAACAATCCACTGAAGACAAACAAACCCTTGACTGCCTCATGTACGGGAGGACAAGACTGAGATTTCTTTGCATTGAATATTTTGTTTAAACAGCATACAATGTAAGCGAGAGTGGTCATACGATGTAGCAGGATGTGGTTGGTTACCTTTGGCAATGGCGGCTCCTGCCAGCCTAGCTCGGATCAGGCCCTGCCTCTCCTTCAGACGGACGATCTGCACTTTGGGAAACTGGGACATGTACACATCCAGGTGGTTCTTGAGATATTCTGAAAGAGTAGATGAGAGCGAGTGTTTAGGGCCCCGAGTTCATTCTGACTATGTGACCTGCCCAAGAAACTCCAGGCCCTATTTATAATGCTATCGTTGCTGTCTGAAGATCTCCAAATCTGTAACTTCACAGTATATTGCAAAAAAATGCCATATTCTACAATTAagaatatacatttacaaaacttCAGTAGCTAGTTTGAACACATTTTCTTGGTCCTAGAGTCATGAAATTGTCTTCAGTTGGGCCCAGAATTGCCCTGGACACAACAGACGGCAGGGAAAAACTCTGAACCCATCCTCTACTGTTTACCAGGAAAGCTCCTCCTCCCTCTTACCTTTGGAACTAAAGTCATCCACCAGGATGATCTCTTTGAGAAGGTGTGGTGGAGAGCGATTGAGGACACTGTGGACGGACCGGAGCAAAGTGGACCATACCTCATCCACAAAGCAGAAGATCACACTGGTGGTGGGCAAGTCATCATGGACCACACTCTCAGAACACCTGgagaacaacacaacacagtaacaAGAGAGGTTACCTAATGCTAACTGTACTATATCACTATAAGGGTGTCTGTATGAGGAATACAAGTGTGAGAATACGTGAGTATGCATGATATGGTCAAGGCCAGAGTGTGACTCACGTATGCGGTCTGGTGTCTGGGATGGCTCGGTCCACAGGGATCTGGTCACTCAGGTACACGTTGAAATGACCTTCATTCCACCGGTTCCTCACCTCCTGCTCTTTGTCACTGGGCACCATGGCTGCTTTCCCAAATTGCCCAATTGCGTCGGCATCTCTGGGGGCTTCGGTCATGTCTAATGCCAGCACTTTGTGAACGCCTGTGTTTCGAACGTCTGTAGAGTTTGTGGGAACTCCTGGTTGACGTTTAAACTTTGCACTAGGAAGTACGGTCTCCTTTAAGGCATACGGCTTACCTTTATCAATGGCATTGATCAATTTGTCCTTAATATTGACGACCACCTCCTTTCCTTTCAGTACATCCTTTTTGACAGATTTAACTGTGCGGTCCACGGCTACTTTGTATTTTATAAAGCTTTCTTGTATGCCAGGCTCCAGTGGATCTCGGACTCTCTCATTCTTCTTTCGGTCCATTTTTGCTTTGGCTTTTTGCATTAGGCCTATATTTTCCTCTGCTTTCTCTGTCTTTTTTGAGGTCAATGTTTCCACATGTTTTCCTTCTTGAACACCAGGTGGCACTTTGGTGAAATTCGAAAGCACTGCCACTTTCTTATCCTCGGACTTCACCACATTTAGCATCAAGTCCACGGCCTTTTTTGACAGGTCTTTGACAGGCGCTTTCGTATTCAAAGGCACACTCAACTGTCCTGTGACATCATTCACTGTTTCGATTTGGTTAGGCTTAAAAATGACATAATTTCCTTGTTCTGACTTTGGTTGGGCATTCCCCCCTTGTTGCTCATGTGAATTGACTTTGTCCTTCAACTGCGGGTCCTTTTTGGCAGCAGGTCCTCGCTTTCTGCCCACTTCAAGGACTTTCTTTTCATTCTGAAGTGGACCTTTATTACCTGCCTCGTCCAGGTCTAAGTCTAACTGTGTACGCTCCGTGGCCTGCGGTGTGACAGTCAGCCTTTCCTTCGCTACGCTTTCTTTCAGAAGTTGGCTGTTATCATTCATTGACAGGCGAAGTGCTACCATATCAAACAGTAGCCAAATGACAGATGCAATGAAAACAAATGCAAGTGCCCTCCCACTACCCCTAAAGTATTTCCTTACAGCCTTCATGTTTAGTACGTCTGGATATACTAGGTCACAGTATCTTATTAATGCATGCACGAGTCATACTTCTCCCCCTCCAACTTCTCTTTACTTTGGGGTAGTTTTAGTAGGCTATTGCCTGCGTGGCATTCCACGCGGTTTTGGCCAAACAACGGTTTGTTGAACTATTGTGAATTTTGTAGCGAAACGCAACAATGTATCAATAAAACTTACCTCGGCGTTGCCCATTTACTTCCCTGAACCGTACAATGTGTATCATGCGCTGCCCACTATTATGGAAGTACACAGGCAATTATCTTGCAATTTGTTGTTCACTTACTTGCCCTCACCTAATGTCTTTGAATGAGAAAGGAAAATATCATATTCCCTTGAGGAGAATGCAAAACCACAGACATCCATTTGAGTTCTCTGACACATTTGCGCCCTGTTCTGTCGTGGAGGTAGCGCCCATCAACGACATATTTCAATGTTGAGAGCACACACAGTAACTGGATAGACAGCTTCATTTTATGCAAACCGTTTTAGGGTACGTCGAAGGTGGCGTGAAAGTGGATGTGGCCTGTCTAATGTAAACAAAAGAAGGCATGATGCGTCGCACAGTGAGCGTAGGCCTGAACAAAAACTTTTTTTTCTTTCCCCCGACAGGTTTTTGGGGTCAGTAATGGACCTTTGCACATCCGTTTTTTCAACTTTGAAATTATAGCAAAGTGTGACGTGTCAATATGGCGATAATAGGGTAAATCAAGCATAACCGGTGTAACCAGTACAGGTGTGTCGCTTACTTTGGTCTCTGCAATTCGTACATTCACAATTTAAGTAAAACGTTCAACTGAGTGTTTGTCACTcagtgactcactcactcacacacatacacacacacacacacacacacacacacacacacacacacacacacacacacacacacacacacacacacacacacacacacacacgagcgtcATAAAAGCTGTATTGCAATAGCCATTAGCCAGTGATTAAGAGAGGACACAACAGGTTTTCACTTCATCAGCAGTCATCTCTTGGGAGCCCTGTTGGCTCCATCCAGACCATTAAGTGCCCCCCAACacttagagagagcgagagcgggaggcaggcaggcggggtggatgttgtgttgtctctcctgGTGGCTGCCCTTAGCCACAGTACATGGGCTTTCATTAGTG from Oncorhynchus masou masou isolate Uvic2021 chromosome 29, UVic_Omas_1.1, whole genome shotgun sequence harbors:
- the LOC135519644 gene encoding polypeptide N-acetylgalactosaminyltransferase 5-like; amino-acid sequence: MKAVRKYFRGSGRALAFVFIASVIWLLFDMVALRLSMNDNSQLLKESVAKERLTVTPQATERTQLDLDLDEAGNKGPLQNEKKVLEVGRKRGPAAKKDPQLKDKVNSHEQQGGNAQPKSEQGNYVIFKPNQIETVNDVTGQLSVPLNTKAPVKDLSKKAVDLMLNVVKSEDKKVAVLSNFTKVPPGVQEGKHVETLTSKKTEKAEENIGLMQKAKAKMDRKKNERVRDPLEPGIQESFIKYKVAVDRTVKSVKKDVLKGKEVVVNIKDKLINAIDKGKPYALKETVLPSAKFKRQPGVPTNSTDVRNTGVHKVLALDMTEAPRDADAIGQFGKAAMVPSDKEQEVRNRWNEGHFNVYLSDQIPVDRAIPDTRPHTCSESVVHDDLPTTSVIFCFVDEVWSTLLRSVHSVLNRSPPHLLKEIILVDDFSSKEYLKNHLDVYMSQFPKVQIVRLKERQGLIRARLAGAAIAKGDVLTFLDSHIECNVGWLEPLLERVYIDRRKVACPVIDVISDKDMGYALVDNFQRGVFKWPLVFWWRRLSEDVIKKNHMKASDPIRCPIMAGGLFSIDKKYFYELGSYDPGLDVWGGENMEISFKIWMCGGEIEIVPCSRVGHIFRGANPYKFPKDRQKTVERNLARVAEVWLDEYKDLFYGHGYYHLLDRSIIDIGNLTDQIELRKKLKCKSFKWYLDNVYPDMVAPLVKAEGLVFNRGVRKCLALQKGSLAFEICDLSKLNQHFNYTWMRHIRQKDVCLTAQDKGSSLAMQPCDNTKPQLRWLHKASNSALMEHLVMELASQRLCLEAGALGDRMQLKRCEPTSPYQKWQFTHYRAE